One Bombina bombina isolate aBomBom1 chromosome 5, aBomBom1.pri, whole genome shotgun sequence DNA segment encodes these proteins:
- the LOC128661675 gene encoding endogenous retrovirus group PABLB member 1 Env polyprotein: protein MSAWETDNAFVKAATNLYKVTNQTDSCWVCGYVPHGEKLGYPFVGFPITAHNLTQMINDDTMWNFTPIVNTDKGFEKDRVHLVNCVNHGVIMPHNLNGTSFHPSTLSQMPITVALIYNAATPVNATLLNIWDGSYLSFEYIRNFTAKYTEPHNTIRNWFWRNNRNIGKQTGASPEAKRKRFPSCPSVIKLPYGYYWLCERWAVKIIPCSHLSPCYLGYIFPALSIHDTLPNAKLRASDFTVKTSTAEIATASWFPTAAVMRLYYKLNLFATLVDAAFNSTADAIESLTMRQEQIAQTALQNRMALDYLLAAEGGVCKRIGSSCCVFIWNNTGRIHHDLDTLHDIQSHIRKQPTGLFDGIDWTFGLSSWLGALGMIYKLTVCLINKLTSTHANPHHSFFHNVTAQPSRYKVLYIR, encoded by the coding sequence ATGTCGGCATGGGAAACTGACAATGCTTTTGTTAAAGCTGCCACGAACTTATACAAAGTGACTAATCAGACTGATTCTTGTTGGGTTTGTGGCTATGTGCCTCATGGGGAGAAATTGGGTTATCCATTTGTGGGTTTTCCTATTACCGCACACAATTTGACACAAATGATAAATGATGATACTATGTGGAATTTTACACCAATAGTTAACACTGATAAAGGTTTTGAAAAGGATAGGGTACACTTAGTCAATTGTGTAAACCATGGTGTTATTATGCCCCATAATCTTAATGGTACTAGTTTTCACCCCAGTACACTTAGTCAGATGCCTATTACAGTTGCCTTAATCTACAATGCAGCCACACCAGTTAATGCTACACTGTTAAATATATGGGATGGATCCTATCTTTCTTTTGAGTATATTCGTAATTTTACTGCTAAGTATACTGAACCACACAACACAATTCGTAATTGGTTCTGGCGTAACAACAGAAATATAGGTAAACAGACAGGTGCTTCTCCAGAAGCTAAGAGGAAAAGATTTCCCTCATGTCCTTCAGTTATTAAGTTACCTTATGGTTATTATTGGCTTTGTGAAAGATGGGCAGTTAAAATTATACCATGTAGCCATCTCTCACCTTGTTATTTGGGTTACATATTCCCAGCATTAAGTATTCATGACACACTCCCTAATGCTAAACTGCGAGCTTCTGATTTTACAGTTAAGACTAGTACTGCCGAGATAGCTACTGCATCTTGGTTTCCTACCGCAGCTGTCATGCGATTATATTATAAGCTTAATTTGTTTGCTACACTGGTAGATGCAGCTTTTAATTCCACTGCAGACGCTATAGAGTCCTTAACTATGCGACAAGAGCAGATCGCTCAGACTGCTCTCCAGAATCGTATGGCTTTAGATTATTTGCTAGCCGCAGAAGGAGGAGTATGTAAGCGCATAGGTTCTTCTTGCTGTGTTTTTATCTGGAACAACACTGGTAGAATACACCATGATCTTgacactttgcatgacattcaatcacACATACGTAAGCAGCCAACAGGTCTCTTTGATGGTATAGATTGGACCTTTGGTCTGAGTTCCTGGCTAGGAGCTCTTGGTATGATATATAAGCTTACTGTGTGTTTGATTAATAAGCTTACCAGTACTCATGCTAACCCTCACCATTCCTTTTTCCATAATGTCACCGCTCAGCCATCTCGCTATAAGGTTCTTTATATTCGTTAA